GCGATCCCGAGACTTTCGTTTTTCGCGCCCCACCACGACACGTCTACCGCACTCATCTGCAACCCCACGAGAGAGAGCGCCAGTGCTACGCCCTGGATTGCGAGGGCCATCCCCAGTGCTTTTACCGGGTTGATGTCGATTTTCTCCACAATGCTTCCTTTCATTCGATGGCTTTCATTCATTGACTGCAGACTCCTAGAGATCCGGGAGGAATGCTCGGCGGGGAATGCTCGGGGTAAGAACACGGAATCAGCCGCTTCTTACCTGCTTGAGTATCCCGGCTCTAGCCAAGCGGTGCAATACGACGCCGACGGGCCACTAGAGCTATCAAAGACCCCCAATTAATCGCAAAAGACTATCACCGCCATAGAAATCAATAACTTCTATCAACAAGCCCAAGCTAATAGTATTTCCCCCGTACCCGATAACCCACGCCCGAAACTCACACCCGAGACCCAGGGCAAAACTTCTCTCAGGAGATAAGGAAATATCATGGCTAACTACATCAACAGCGAAATCAAACCGTTCAACGCCAAGGCCTACCAATCTGGTGACTTCTTTGACGTGTCTGACGCGGACCTGAAAGGCAAGTGGTCTGTAGTCTTCTTCTACCCGGCGGACTTCACCTTTGTATGCCCGACCGAGCTGGGTGACCTGGCGGACAACTACGCCGAGTTCCAGAAGCTGGGCGTAGAGATCTACTCCGTATCCACCGACACCCACTTCACCCACAAAGCGTGGCACGACACCTCCGACACCATCGGCAAGATCCAATTCCCGATGATCGGCGACCCCACCGGCACCATCACCCGCAACTTCGGTGTGATGATCGAGGAAGAAGGCATCGCGGACCGCGGTACTTTCGTGATCGACCCGGAAGGCAAGATCCAGATCGTTGAGATCAACGCAGGCGGCATCGGCCGCGACGCCCAGGATCTGCTGCGCAAAATCAAAGCCGCCCAGTACGTGGCTGCCCATCCGGGTGAAGTCTGCCCGGCCAAGTGGAAGGAAGGTGAAGAGACTCTGGCGCCTTCTCTGGATCTTGTAGGCAAAATCTAAAGGTCAGTTAGATAACCGGTACATTCGAAGCATGAAAGTTGCCGGGAAGGTGCTGCTGCCGGTTACAACCTTGTGAGACCGTCTGCGGCCAGGACGGCCGCAGCCGAGCCCCAGGGATGGGTTCACGGCGTGTCTCACAAGGTTGTAACCGGCAGCAGCACCGCCACAACACCCCAAAAGCATCACACAAGAGTTTCAGGACACACCGATGTTGGACGCAAACGTAAAGAAACAACTGGACACCTATCTGCAGAATATCGTCAACCCGATCGAGATCAGTGTGTCCACCGACAGCAGCGCCAAAGCTGCTGAACTGAGCAGCCTCGCCGAAGACATTGCGGCGCTGTCAGACAAGATTGCCCTCAAGCAGGAAGACCGCAAGCGCACCCCGAGTATGGCCATTGCACCCGCCGGTGAAACCCCGCGCGTCAGCTTTGCCGGTATTCCCATGGGACACGAGTTCACCTCCCTGGTACTCGCCCTGCTGCAAGCCGGCGGCCATCCATCCAAGGCCGACCCGGAACTGCTCGAGCAAATCCGCAACATCCAGGGTGAATTCCACTTTGAAACCTATATTTCGCTGTCGTGCCAGAACTGCCCCGACGTGGTCCAGGCCCTGAACCTGATGGCGAACCTGAACCCGAACATCACCCACGAAATGATCGACGGCGCCCTGTTCCAGCAAGAGGTGGACGAGCGCCAGATCATGGCGGTACCCGCGGTCTACCTGAATGGCGAACACTTCGGCCAGGGCCGTATGGGCCTGGAAGAAATCGTGGCCAGGATTGATACCAACGCTGGAGCGCGCAAAGCCGAAGAACTGAACGAGCGCGAGCCCTACGATGTACTCGTCGTCGGCGGTGGCCCCGCCGGTGCCGCAGCGGCAATCTACGCCGCGCGCAAAGGCATCCGCACCGGACTGGTAGCCGAGCGCTTTGGTGGCCAGGTGATGGATACCGTGGGTATCGAGAACTTTATCTCCGTGCCTTACACCGAAGGCCCGAAACTGGCCGCGAGTCTGGAACAGCATGTAAAAGAGTACGGTGTGGACATCATCACCGGCCAGCGCGCAGCCGACCTGACACGCAAGCAGATGATCGAGCTGGAACTGCAAAGTGGTGCCACCCTCTTGAGTAAATCCGTAGTACTGGCCACCGGCGCCCGCTGGCGCGAACTGGGCGTGCCCGGTGAAGCCGAGTACAAGACCCGCGGTGTGGCCTACTGCCCGCACTGTGACGGCCCCTTCTTCAAGGGCAAGCACGTCGCAGTGATTGGTGGCGGCAACTCCGGTATCGAAGCGGCAATCGACCTCGCCGGTATCGTCAAGCATGTGACCGTGCTGGAATTCGCCGACACCCTGCGCGCCGATGACGTGCTGGTACGCAAGGCGCGGTCCCTGCCGAACGTGGACATCATCACCAACGCCCAGACCACCGAGATTGTCGGTGATGGAAAAAAGGTGAATGGCCTGGCGTACACCGATCGCGAGAGTGGTGAAAGCAAGAAGCTGGCGTTGGCGGGTGTCTTTGTGCAGATTGGCCTGGTGCCCAACACCGAGTTCCTGAAAGACAGCGATGTGGGAATGAACCCCATGGGCGAGATCGAGATTGACAGCCGCGGTGCCACCTCCATTCCCGGCGTCTTTGCCGCCGGTGATGCCACCACGGTGCCCTACAAGCAGATCGTAATCTCCATGGGCGCGGGCGCAACAGCGGCTCTGGGCGCCTTTGACTACCTGATCCGCTCTTCGGTCGACGAAGGTGGGACGGAACAGGAGGAAAAGCAAGAATCCCTGTCCGTAGCCAGCTGATCACGCCCGGCGAGTGATTGGAATCCCCAACCGGATGCCGGCTTCCCAGCGGTATCCGGCCCTCCCCCGGCGAGCAGCACCCCCGCTCGCCAATACTGGGAAACCTCCTCATAGCGAGGAACATCCTCAATGCTTACAGCCGGCGCCAGCCGGCTTTTTTTGCACTTTTACCGTCCTTTACTGGCCACAGCCCGCAGCCCCTGATAATGTTTCTCACTTGGAACCACCAGGTCGAGACTGGTCAAATGCTTGTCACGGGCCGGACTTATGCTCGCTTCCTAAATTTGCTTGAAACAGGAGAATCTCCTCATGCGTATTCAGTCTGTCGCACTAGCCGCTTTACTCGCTTTACCCGTATCTGCATTCGCGGACTGGCAGCTATTGGGCGATGACTCCAGTGTCAATTTCGTGTCAGTCAAGAAGTCCACCATCGCTGAAACCCATCATTTCAAAAGCCTGACAGGCTCTATCTCCGATGCTGGCCAAGCCAAATTGACCATCGACCTGGCGAGCGTGGAAACTAGTATCCCGATCCGCAACGAGCGCATGCAGAAGATGCTGTTCGAGACCGCAAAGTTCGCCAAGGCGACGATCTCTACCAACGTAGACGCGGCCAGGCTGAAGGCGCTGAAGCCGGGCGAAACCATGACCGTTGCTGCAGACGTGACCGTGGAGGTACACGGCCAGCAGCGGACCGAGAAGGCAGACCTGCAGGTGACAGGCCTCGCCGGAAATCAGGTACAGGTGACCACCAATGCCCCGATTATCGTGAATGCCGGCAACTACAAACTGCTGGAGGGGATTGAAAAGCTGCGCGAAGTGGCGGGCCTTGACAGCATCAGCCCGATCGTACCGGTGACCGCTACCCTGGTATTCAAACAGAACTGATTCTCTCCCTGCCCCACGAATGGCCCGCCTTGCGGGCCATCTTCCCGTCCGCTACTTTCCCCTTTACTAGTGACTAGTGCGATTCCCGCGATAAATCCGCTAGAATTCACGCCACTCCGGTTTCAAGCACAGGTACATAGCCCATGGCATCACTACAGGATCAGCTGCTCAAGGCAGGCCTGGTCGACGGCAAGAAAGCCAAGCAGATCAGCAAGGAAAAGCGCAAGCAGAACAAAGTGGCCAAGAAGTCTGGTGAAGTTCAGGTAGACGAGGCCAAGCAGGCCGCCGAAGAGGCGCGCGCGGCAAAGGTAGCACGTGACCGGGAACTGAACGCCCAGCGGGAAGCTGCGGCCCAGCAGAAAGCCATCGCCGCGCAGATCAAGCAGCTGATCGAGCGCAACAAGCAGTCCAAGGGTGCAAAGGGCCAGGACGATATCGCCTACCA
The Microbulbifer celer DNA segment above includes these coding regions:
- the ahpC gene encoding alkyl hydroperoxide reductase subunit C; its protein translation is MANYINSEIKPFNAKAYQSGDFFDVSDADLKGKWSVVFFYPADFTFVCPTELGDLADNYAEFQKLGVEIYSVSTDTHFTHKAWHDTSDTIGKIQFPMIGDPTGTITRNFGVMIEEEGIADRGTFVIDPEGKIQIVEINAGGIGRDAQDLLRKIKAAQYVAAHPGEVCPAKWKEGEETLAPSLDLVGKI
- the ahpF gene encoding alkyl hydroperoxide reductase subunit F — its product is MLDANVKKQLDTYLQNIVNPIEISVSTDSSAKAAELSSLAEDIAALSDKIALKQEDRKRTPSMAIAPAGETPRVSFAGIPMGHEFTSLVLALLQAGGHPSKADPELLEQIRNIQGEFHFETYISLSCQNCPDVVQALNLMANLNPNITHEMIDGALFQQEVDERQIMAVPAVYLNGEHFGQGRMGLEEIVARIDTNAGARKAEELNEREPYDVLVVGGGPAGAAAAIYAARKGIRTGLVAERFGGQVMDTVGIENFISVPYTEGPKLAASLEQHVKEYGVDIITGQRAADLTRKQMIELELQSGATLLSKSVVLATGARWRELGVPGEAEYKTRGVAYCPHCDGPFFKGKHVAVIGGGNSGIEAAIDLAGIVKHVTVLEFADTLRADDVLVRKARSLPNVDIITNAQTTEIVGDGKKVNGLAYTDRESGESKKLALAGVFVQIGLVPNTEFLKDSDVGMNPMGEIEIDSRGATSIPGVFAAGDATTVPYKQIVISMGAGATAALGAFDYLIRSSVDEGGTEQEEKQESLSVAS
- a CDS encoding YceI family protein, giving the protein MRIQSVALAALLALPVSAFADWQLLGDDSSVNFVSVKKSTIAETHHFKSLTGSISDAGQAKLTIDLASVETSIPIRNERMQKMLFETAKFAKATISTNVDAARLKALKPGETMTVAADVTVEVHGQQRTEKADLQVTGLAGNQVQVTTNAPIIVNAGNYKLLEGIEKLREVAGLDSISPIVPVTATLVFKQN
- a CDS encoding DUF2058 domain-containing protein, which encodes MASLQDQLLKAGLVDGKKAKQISKEKRKQNKVAKKSGEVQVDEAKQAAEEARAAKVARDRELNAQREAAAQQKAIAAQIKQLIERNKQSKGAKGQDDIAYHFTFEKKVKKIYVSSAVQEHLTAGRLLIVGEGEQFELVPRVIADKIAERNPAMVVQPPENDTIVEEDDPYAGYEIPDDLMW